Proteins encoded together in one Leptospira semungkisensis window:
- a CDS encoding efflux RND transporter permease subunit: protein MKFSELIFKYRKITLSLVFTLGFLGLASWITMPREEDPRLSDFRGIVTVIYPGSTATEMQRLVVERMEDELSEIEEIKETQVTVRSEFALLRIDLRDSVTGTKVDTAWRKVESALDVAYSRFPLGTQKPKLDRNVNQQDAFVFAITGSDDPLLLLDFAEKLEDEISSLPLVAKVNIFGDPGKQISINVDDSVLEKYGLNYEQILRALRESNRNIPSGSVRIDAQRVNIETNSGFKSLEEIRQFPILLNSGNVVLLGEMAKVVRSPDFPIKEKMFLNGKPGIAIGVVPKAEISLLDFGKQVRSKVDLQKKKNANFKIEEISVQPDYVKSRLNNLSANLFFGILIVAAVLIIGMGFRIGLLVALLVPVISLISLGLYGVGGGVLNQMSISAFVMALGLLIDNVIVVVEGIQEKLDEGIDLVKASMETINEFIIPLASATGTTVAAFLPMLGASGTVADFTRSIPSVAILCLVVSYFFAIFVTPNVAQAFLKKGSAKQWKFTEKLGDWVASIVINRSKSLFLFATVAIAIAGIGFGLLPKKFFPYADRDQLVVSVELAEGTHLDETTKIALKLEERIRELKGLRSTATFVGRSTPRFYYNLNRLPNSPHIAQILITADDFSAARKMIPLIEKFASELFPSVNIVVRELQQGPPVNAPIEIRLVGNNEEELIRGSENVLSVVKNLEGTRNVVRDIGIGSPNIRFSINDASAARFGLTRREVTSALLGRTIGLDAGEYRWEREPIPIRLRSEEGDGISLERLRKAYVAQTRNSSLDVSHLSSEELLWKPSVFHHYNRRLSVSITSELSNGASYTKVISEFKEKLKGLNLPEGIEVIFGGEAKASGDANTAILKALPLALILFLGSLLFEFNSFKEVGIILVTIPLSFIGIVPGLLFSGNAFGFMSLIGSLALVGIVVNNGILIIDYMKTSISSGASPEEATRLAIQRRIRPILLTTATTIAGMLPLAFSNATLWPPFAWSIVSGLIVSTALTLFIVPSLYLIGKRTRVNLIVKGKTQGFLRTSLFLSIFIILPSSVFSQEKGTSMTLQEVLAQSGKAGLVTSSEASKESLNYDTQTLSRDVYMPKLRASMNRVFLDQSLPARGVTPGGIGGLEKSFYQGSVEITQNLFDPSNMFYLIPAKERAVEAEKNRVIRIRQDAEWDAASKFLDSLSVRIRIETVSKVVSELSGRKYEVGRLYRFGQVLETDLLRVDLALDDSKQKLLYLKGQKEVIDLSLGQAVGSMFPVEPIEFKLNFADERRDFETILSAVKLQRKDLQALRIQIESMEKEKESINKEALPKVFAKLGYNHQDSGQFTKDDWYSGSVGVSIQPFEGGTRASRVDSVSAKISGLREKMKDLERGIGVQVRKALSDLSVRQKDWDSKKDGYRRASENAERQRNRFLNGKATFLEKLEADVLRREKEEETKLAELERNRSVFYLRYVLGESLIAED, encoded by the coding sequence GAGCTTATTTTTAAATACAGAAAGATTACCTTATCATTGGTTTTCACTCTTGGTTTTCTCGGTCTCGCTTCTTGGATCACTATGCCGAGAGAAGAAGATCCTCGTTTGAGCGATTTCAGAGGGATTGTTACTGTTATCTATCCTGGTTCTACTGCTACCGAAATGCAGAGGCTTGTTGTAGAGCGGATGGAGGATGAACTTTCTGAAATAGAAGAGATTAAAGAAACTCAGGTCACTGTGCGTTCAGAATTCGCTCTACTGCGAATAGATCTAAGAGATTCCGTTACGGGAACCAAAGTGGATACTGCATGGAGAAAAGTAGAATCAGCGTTAGACGTAGCTTATTCAAGATTTCCATTAGGAACTCAAAAGCCCAAATTAGACAGGAATGTGAACCAGCAGGATGCGTTTGTTTTTGCAATTACCGGCTCGGATGATCCGCTTTTGCTTTTGGACTTTGCTGAGAAGTTAGAGGACGAGATTTCTTCTCTTCCTCTTGTCGCTAAAGTAAATATATTCGGAGATCCCGGAAAACAGATCAGCATTAATGTAGATGATTCCGTATTAGAAAAATACGGCCTGAATTATGAGCAGATCTTAAGAGCTCTAAGAGAAAGTAATCGTAATATACCTTCGGGATCAGTGAGAATTGACGCTCAAAGGGTAAACATTGAAACAAACTCTGGCTTCAAGAGTTTAGAAGAGATCAGACAATTTCCCATATTATTGAATTCTGGAAATGTTGTTTTGCTCGGAGAAATGGCCAAAGTGGTTCGTTCTCCTGATTTTCCGATCAAGGAGAAAATGTTTCTGAACGGAAAGCCAGGGATCGCGATCGGAGTCGTTCCAAAGGCGGAGATTAGTCTATTAGATTTTGGTAAACAAGTTCGTTCTAAAGTTGATTTGCAGAAAAAGAAAAATGCGAACTTTAAAATAGAAGAGATCAGTGTTCAGCCGGATTATGTAAAAAGTCGTTTGAACAATCTATCGGCAAATCTGTTCTTTGGAATTTTGATCGTGGCAGCGGTGTTAATCATCGGGATGGGATTTCGAATCGGCCTTCTTGTTGCCCTATTGGTTCCAGTCATATCTTTAATTTCTTTAGGATTGTACGGTGTTGGCGGCGGTGTCTTAAACCAAATGTCGATCTCTGCCTTCGTTATGGCTTTAGGTTTGTTGATAGACAATGTGATTGTAGTGGTAGAAGGGATTCAGGAGAAGCTGGACGAAGGGATCGATCTGGTCAAAGCTTCCATGGAAACGATTAACGAATTTATAATACCTCTCGCTTCTGCGACTGGAACGACGGTAGCTGCTTTTCTGCCGATGTTAGGAGCTTCCGGTACTGTGGCCGATTTTACTCGGAGCATTCCCTCCGTTGCTATCCTTTGCCTAGTAGTTAGTTACTTTTTTGCGATTTTCGTAACTCCTAACGTAGCGCAGGCTTTCTTGAAGAAAGGCTCGGCCAAGCAATGGAAATTTACGGAAAAGTTGGGAGACTGGGTCGCTTCCATCGTGATTAACAGGTCAAAGAGTCTTTTCCTTTTTGCAACAGTTGCTATAGCTATTGCGGGCATCGGGTTCGGACTTTTGCCTAAGAAATTCTTCCCTTATGCAGATAGAGACCAGCTGGTTGTGAGTGTCGAACTAGCCGAAGGAACGCATTTGGATGAGACGACTAAGATCGCTCTCAAGTTGGAAGAGAGAATTCGAGAATTGAAGGGTTTGAGATCGACGGCAACTTTTGTGGGAAGAAGTACACCTAGATTTTACTATAACTTGAATCGTTTGCCGAATTCACCTCATATCGCACAAATACTAATCACCGCTGACGATTTTTCTGCTGCTAGGAAAATGATTCCGTTAATAGAAAAGTTTGCGTCAGAGCTTTTCCCTTCAGTGAATATCGTAGTAAGAGAATTGCAACAAGGTCCCCCTGTAAACGCACCGATAGAGATACGTCTAGTCGGGAACAATGAGGAAGAGCTTATTCGAGGCTCCGAGAATGTTCTTTCGGTGGTCAAGAATTTAGAAGGAACTAGGAACGTTGTCCGCGATATAGGAATCGGCTCACCTAATATTCGTTTTTCGATTAATGATGCCTCTGCAGCTAGATTTGGATTAACTAGAAGAGAAGTTACCTCGGCACTATTGGGCAGGACCATTGGGCTCGATGCAGGAGAATATCGCTGGGAAAGAGAACCAATTCCGATACGACTTCGCTCAGAAGAAGGGGACGGGATTTCTCTAGAAAGGTTAAGAAAGGCCTATGTGGCTCAAACTCGAAATTCGAGTTTAGACGTTAGCCACCTTTCTTCGGAAGAACTCTTGTGGAAGCCGTCAGTATTTCATCATTACAATAGAAGGCTTTCCGTTTCCATTACTTCTGAATTATCGAATGGTGCCAGCTATACGAAGGTGATTTCTGAATTTAAGGAAAAACTGAAAGGTTTGAATTTACCTGAAGGTATAGAAGTTATCTTCGGAGGAGAGGCAAAAGCCTCGGGAGATGCAAATACAGCCATTCTCAAAGCCTTACCGCTTGCCTTGATCTTATTTTTAGGGTCTTTACTCTTTGAGTTCAATTCGTTTAAGGAAGTAGGAATCATCTTGGTTACGATTCCTTTATCTTTTATAGGAATTGTTCCGGGTCTTTTGTTTTCCGGAAATGCATTTGGATTCATGTCATTGATTGGATCATTAGCATTGGTGGGTATAGTCGTCAATAACGGTATTCTTATCATAGACTATATGAAGACCTCGATCTCTTCCGGCGCTTCTCCAGAAGAAGCAACTCGGTTGGCGATCCAAAGAAGGATTCGCCCGATTCTTCTTACAACAGCTACTACGATTGCAGGGATGCTTCCTTTAGCATTCTCGAATGCGACTCTATGGCCTCCATTCGCGTGGTCGATCGTCTCTGGGTTGATCGTATCTACGGCTCTTACTTTGTTTATCGTGCCTTCCTTGTATTTGATCGGTAAAAGGACTCGTGTGAACTTGATTGTGAAAGGAAAGACTCAGGGATTTCTAAGAACATCCTTGTTTCTTTCTATTTTTATAATTCTTCCTTCCTCCGTTTTCTCCCAAGAAAAAGGAACTAGCATGACTCTTCAGGAAGTCTTGGCTCAGTCAGGAAAGGCGGGTTTAGTTACTTCCTCAGAGGCTAGTAAGGAATCTTTGAACTATGATACTCAGACTTTATCAAGAGATGTCTATATGCCAAAGCTTAGAGCGTCCATGAATAGAGTTTTTCTAGATCAATCTTTGCCGGCTAGGGGAGTTACGCCGGGAGGAATCGGGGGTCTTGAGAAATCCTTTTACCAAGGATCCGTCGAGATCACTCAGAATCTATTCGATCCTTCTAATATGTTTTATTTAATTCCCGCAAAAGAAAGAGCTGTGGAAGCAGAGAAGAATCGGGTGATCCGCATCAGACAGGATGCGGAATGGGATGCAGCTTCTAAATTTCTAGATTCGCTTTCTGTAAGGATCAGAATAGAAACTGTTTCCAAAGTTGTTTCAGAATTGAGCGGAAGAAAATACGAGGTAGGTAGATTATACAGATTCGGCCAAGTGTTAGAAACGGATCTACTCAGAGTAGACCTTGCTTTGGATGATTCCAAACAGAAATTGCTCTACTTAAAAGGACAAAAAGAAGTCATCGATTTATCCTTAGGCCAAGCTGTCGGTTCTATGTTCCCGGTAGAACCTATCGAATTCAAATTGAACTTTGCGGATGAGCGAAGAGACTTCGAAACGATTCTTTCTGCGGTCAAGCTACAGAGAAAGGACTTACAAGCATTAAGAATCCAGATTGAAAGTATGGAGAAAGAGAAAGAGTCCATAAATAAGGAAGCACTTCCTAAGGTCTTTGCTAAGCTCGGTTATAATCACCAAGATAGCGGTCAATTTACAAAGGATGATTGGTATTCAGGTAGTGTTGGAGTATCTATCCAACCTTTCGAAGGAGGCACAAGAGCTTCGAGAGTTGATTCAGTATCCGCTAAAATTTCCGGCCTGCGCGAAAAGATGAAGGATCTGGAGAGGGGAATCGGAGTGCAGGTAAGAAAAGCCTTGAGCGATCTCTCTGTCAGACAAAAAGATTGGGACTCGAAAAAGGACGGGTATAGAAGAGCTTCCGAAAATGCAGAAAGACAAAGGAATCGCTTTTTAAATGGCAAGGCCACCTTCTTAGAAAAGTTAGAAGCCGACGTACTACGGAGAGAAAAAGAAGAAGAGACAAAGTTAGCCGAGTTAGAAAGAAACAGAAGCGTCTTTTACTTAAGGTATGTATTGGGGGAAAGCCTGATCGCTGAAGATTAA